The following are from one region of the Streptomyces rubrogriseus genome:
- a CDS encoding tetratricopeptide repeat protein, translated as MSPPPPPLGRGRKRAAQTFDEALDDAELVAARAALAQGRWQSVRSLLVHTGDDWDRRGHRVAVLAKESHCAPWAREWLLAEPDSADASVLLAHALVHRALRGKEKPDRVREACRAAAALVPDDPTPWLGLLVLERSLGADEDVVRVFDEVRGRYADHHHAHHLMVARLAERGGDGGPDPLHEVYDFANWAAEQAPADSPLAILPVVAHAERYRVLAAAGHESPDPRASGHWVGRRARLVMKAAFDWWLEWEQDGHPRRLIDLNFLAHAKSCEGRGAEAAALFHRIGEHATPAPWSYPDRDPFAAFRAARAGALGTA; from the coding sequence GTGTCCCCACCCCCGCCTCCCCTCGGCCGCGGCCGCAAACGCGCGGCCCAGACCTTCGACGAGGCCCTCGACGACGCCGAACTCGTCGCCGCACGTGCCGCGTTGGCCCAGGGGCGGTGGCAGTCCGTCCGCTCCCTGCTGGTCCACACGGGTGACGACTGGGACCGCCGGGGCCACCGGGTGGCCGTTCTCGCCAAGGAGTCCCACTGCGCCCCGTGGGCCCGCGAGTGGCTGCTCGCCGAGCCCGACTCCGCCGACGCGTCGGTACTGCTCGCCCACGCCCTGGTGCACCGGGCCCTGCGCGGGAAGGAGAAGCCGGACCGGGTCCGCGAGGCGTGCCGGGCCGCCGCCGCCCTCGTGCCGGACGACCCCACGCCCTGGCTCGGGCTCCTCGTGCTGGAACGCTCCCTGGGCGCCGACGAGGACGTCGTCCGGGTCTTCGACGAGGTGCGCGGACGGTACGCCGACCACCACCACGCCCACCACTTGATGGTGGCCCGGCTCGCCGAGCGCGGCGGCGACGGCGGCCCCGACCCGCTGCACGAGGTGTACGACTTCGCCAACTGGGCCGCCGAGCAGGCGCCCGCCGACTCCCCGCTGGCCATCCTCCCGGTCGTCGCGCACGCCGAGCGCTACCGCGTGCTGGCCGCCGCGGGCCACGAGTCCCCCGACCCGCGGGCCTCGGGGCACTGGGTCGGCCGGCGCGCCCGGCTGGTGATGAAGGCGGCCTTCGACTGGTGGCTGGAGTGGGAGCAGGACGGCCATCCGCGCCGGCTGATCGACCTCAACTTCCTCGCCCACGCCAAGTCCTGCGAGGGCCGGGGCGCCGAGGCCGCCGCCCTGTTCCACCGCATCGGCGAGCACGCCACGCCGGCCCCGTGGTCGTACCCGGACCGCGACCCGTTCGCCGCCTTCCGTGCCGCCCGCGCGGGCGCGCTCGGCACGGCCTGA
- a CDS encoding DUF202 domain-containing protein, which produces MSGADAAPPGRDPGLQPERTRLAWRRTTLSGTVVAVLAAKAALHGGATALSVLAVSLCCVLWLAFLLIAHGRIRTLASATRPPALPPPHAAAAALCTLALAVCGAFLVL; this is translated from the coding sequence GTGAGCGGGGCCGACGCGGCACCCCCGGGCCGCGACCCCGGGCTCCAGCCCGAGCGCACCCGGCTCGCCTGGCGCCGCACCACCCTGTCCGGCACGGTCGTCGCCGTGCTCGCCGCGAAGGCCGCGCTGCACGGCGGGGCGACGGCCCTCTCGGTGCTCGCCGTCTCCCTGTGCTGCGTCCTCTGGCTGGCCTTCCTCCTGATCGCCCACGGCCGCATCCGCACCCTGGCCTCGGCCACCAGACCCCCCGCCCTCCCCCCGCCGCACGCCGCCGCGGCGGCCCTGTGCACGCTCGCCCTCGCCGTCTGCGGGGCGTTCCTCGTCCTGTGA
- a CDS encoding DMT family transporter — MSVLVLVLAVCAACCLGFGFVLQQNAAQRAPLGDFLSPRLLLDLVRVPRWLAGMGLMVAGLVLGAVALGGGELTLVEPLLATNLLFALALSRIQTRQPLGRQGWAGLALLAGGVTAFILAGEPRGGSAVTDPLRHWLIVGVMLGVALLLTLCAARLRLTWGPTLLALAAGLVYGVQDALTRVSGRRFSAGGLAEVLTSWQPYAVAVLGITGLVLVQSAFETAPLRRSLPALTAAQPLAGIACGVGFLGDRLRTDAGALAWQASGLAAVVAGIVLLGLHPAMPQGTGESGRERALERS, encoded by the coding sequence GTGTCGGTTCTCGTCCTGGTCCTCGCCGTGTGCGCCGCATGCTGTCTGGGGTTCGGCTTCGTCCTCCAGCAGAACGCGGCCCAGCGCGCCCCGCTGGGCGACTTCCTCTCGCCCCGCCTGCTGCTCGACCTCGTCCGGGTGCCGCGCTGGCTGGCCGGCATGGGCCTGATGGTGGCCGGTCTGGTCCTCGGTGCGGTAGCGCTGGGCGGCGGCGAACTGACCCTCGTCGAACCCCTCCTGGCGACGAACCTCCTCTTCGCCCTCGCCCTCTCCCGCATCCAGACCCGGCAGCCGCTGGGCCGCCAGGGCTGGGCCGGTCTGGCGCTGCTCGCGGGCGGGGTGACCGCGTTCATCCTGGCGGGCGAGCCGCGCGGGGGCAGCGCGGTGACCGATCCGCTGCGGCACTGGCTGATCGTCGGCGTCATGCTGGGCGTGGCCCTCCTGCTCACCCTGTGCGCCGCCCGGCTGCGGCTGACCTGGGGCCCGACCCTCCTGGCGCTGGCCGCCGGCCTGGTGTACGGGGTGCAGGACGCGCTGACCCGGGTCAGCGGCCGACGCTTCTCGGCGGGCGGCCTCGCGGAAGTGCTGACGAGCTGGCAGCCGTACGCCGTGGCGGTACTCGGGATCACCGGTCTGGTCCTGGTCCAGAGCGCCTTCGAGACGGCGCCCCTCCGCAGGTCGCTGCCCGCGCTGACGGCGGCCCAGCCGCTCGCGGGCATCGCCTGCGGGGTGGGCTTCCTCGGCGACCGGCTGCGCACCGACGCCGGGGCGCTCGCCTGGCAGGCGAGCGGCCTCGCGGCGGTCGTGGCGGGCATCGTCCTGCTGGGCCTGCACCCGGCGATGCCGCAGGGCACGGGCGAGAGTGGGCGCGAACGGGCGCTGGAGCGGAGCTGA
- a CDS encoding NUDIX hydrolase gives MSSADEILDIVDENDRVVGQARRGDAYARGLRHRCVFVWARDPEGRVFVHRRTATKLVFPALYDMFVGGVVGAGESYDDAALREAEEELGVSGLPRPEFLFRFLYDDGAGRTWWSAVYEVRVAGAVSPQVEEVAWHGFLPEAELEGRLGEWEFVPDGLSAYARLRAWRGSSGPGPMG, from the coding sequence ATGAGCTCTGCTGACGAGATCCTCGACATCGTCGACGAGAACGACCGCGTCGTCGGGCAGGCCCGGCGCGGCGACGCGTACGCGCGGGGGCTGCGGCACCGGTGCGTGTTCGTGTGGGCCCGGGACCCCGAGGGGCGTGTCTTCGTCCACCGCCGCACGGCGACGAAGCTGGTGTTTCCCGCGCTGTACGACATGTTCGTCGGCGGGGTGGTCGGCGCGGGCGAGTCCTACGACGACGCGGCGCTGCGGGAGGCGGAGGAGGAACTGGGGGTGAGCGGACTGCCGCGCCCGGAGTTCCTGTTCAGGTTCCTGTACGACGACGGGGCCGGGCGGACGTGGTGGTCGGCGGTGTACGAGGTGCGGGTGGCGGGGGCGGTGTCTCCTCAGGTGGAGGAGGTGGCGTGGCACGGGTTCCTGCCGGAGGCGGAGCTGGAGGGACGGCTCGGGGAATGGGAGTTCGTGCCGGACGGTTTGTCGGCGTATGCGCGGCTGCGGGCCTGGCGGGGGTCGAGTGGGCCGGGGCCGATGGGGTGA
- a CDS encoding YidH family protein, translating into MIGFVRSVRLWFVPAEVRREGTTPDYRFSLANERTFLAWLRTALALIGGGFAVDQFLPDLRWGWRVGLALALLAAGVLCSLRAVNHWARCERAMRRGEDLPVSRFPALLSLVVAVVAVVMVVVVLVGWEV; encoded by the coding sequence GTGATCGGATTCGTGCGGAGCGTTCGGCTGTGGTTCGTGCCTGCGGAGGTGCGGCGGGAGGGAACCACCCCCGACTACCGGTTCTCGCTGGCCAACGAGCGTACGTTCCTGGCCTGGCTGCGTACCGCCCTCGCCCTGATCGGCGGCGGATTCGCGGTGGATCAGTTCCTCCCCGACCTGCGCTGGGGCTGGCGGGTCGGCCTCGCGCTCGCGCTGCTCGCCGCGGGCGTGCTGTGCTCGCTGCGCGCGGTGAACCACTGGGCGCGCTGCGAACGCGCCATGCGCCGGGGCGAGGACCTCCCCGTCTCCCGCTTCCCGGCACTGCTCAGCCTGGTCGTGGCCGTGGTCGCCGTCGTCATGGTCGTCGTGGTCCTCGTCGGCTGGGAGGTCTGA
- a CDS encoding APC family permease: protein MTTGSSSTSGSASGGAISTFKGEERALRADRLGTGGLLLSVLAATAPLMVVAGVMPTTFAVMGIVGQPLLFVVLGVVLILFSIGYAEMSRHVHNAGAFYAYISRGLGGTAGAGAALVALVAYNALQVGIYGIFGFEVSGLLATYADLDVAWWIPALLAVLAVGALGWLKIDVNARVLGVLLLIEVALVVVFDIAAVTDPGAQGLSLHAFNPDTLSGAGVGTALCFCIAAFLGFEQAPVYAEETSRPHVLVPRVMFLAVGGVAVFFALSSWALTVATGPDRIVGTAQEQSAGLLFFLTESRLGDTFTDVLHVLFVTGMFAALLSFHNVVARYAFAMGREGLLPAAFGRTSGTSGAPGTGSLLQTAVSAVVVIGFAIADDKPNGDPTEPVLHLFTWGGNIGALGVIVLMAAASFSVVAFFVRRGAAGAQGARLVTSTVAGIALLVIAGYTVKDFDVLVGAGPGSALSWVLPGIIGLAAVAGVVQGLVLRSRAPERHARIGQGNEAFQLDKAASS from the coding sequence ATGACCACGGGCAGTTCGAGCACGAGCGGTTCCGCGAGCGGTGGCGCCATCAGCACCTTCAAGGGCGAGGAGCGCGCGCTGCGCGCCGACCGGCTGGGCACGGGAGGGCTGCTGCTGTCCGTGCTCGCCGCCACCGCCCCGCTGATGGTGGTCGCGGGCGTCATGCCCACCACCTTCGCGGTCATGGGCATCGTCGGGCAGCCACTGCTCTTCGTGGTGCTGGGCGTGGTGCTGATCCTGTTCAGCATCGGATACGCCGAGATGAGCCGGCACGTCCACAACGCGGGCGCCTTCTACGCCTACATCTCCCGCGGGCTCGGCGGCACCGCCGGCGCGGGCGCGGCCCTGGTCGCGCTGGTCGCCTACAACGCCCTCCAGGTCGGCATCTACGGCATCTTCGGCTTCGAGGTCTCCGGCCTGCTCGCCACCTACGCCGACCTCGACGTGGCCTGGTGGATCCCGGCCCTGCTGGCGGTGCTCGCCGTCGGCGCGCTGGGCTGGCTGAAGATCGACGTCAACGCGCGCGTACTGGGCGTACTGCTGCTCATCGAGGTCGCGCTGGTGGTGGTGTTCGACATCGCCGCCGTCACCGACCCGGGGGCCCAGGGGCTGTCGCTGCACGCCTTCAACCCGGACACCCTCAGCGGCGCCGGGGTCGGCACCGCGCTCTGCTTCTGCATCGCCGCCTTCCTCGGGTTCGAGCAGGCGCCCGTGTACGCCGAGGAGACCAGCCGGCCCCACGTGCTCGTTCCGCGTGTCATGTTCCTGGCGGTCGGCGGGGTGGCCGTCTTCTTCGCGCTCAGCAGCTGGGCCCTGACCGTGGCCACCGGCCCGGACAGGATCGTCGGCACCGCGCAGGAGCAGAGCGCCGGACTGCTGTTCTTCCTGACCGAGTCACGGCTCGGCGACACCTTCACCGACGTGCTGCACGTCCTGTTCGTCACCGGGATGTTCGCCGCGCTGCTGAGCTTCCACAACGTCGTCGCCCGCTACGCGTTCGCCATGGGGCGCGAGGGGCTGCTGCCCGCCGCCTTCGGGCGGACCAGCGGTACCAGCGGCGCGCCGGGTACCGGCTCGCTGCTCCAGACCGCCGTGTCCGCGGTCGTCGTCATCGGCTTCGCGATCGCCGACGACAAGCCGAACGGCGACCCGACCGAGCCCGTACTGCACCTGTTCACCTGGGGCGGCAACATCGGGGCCCTCGGCGTGATCGTGCTGATGGCCGCCGCCTCGTTCTCCGTCGTGGCCTTCTTCGTCCGGCGCGGCGCCGCCGGGGCCCAGGGCGCACGCCTGGTCACCTCCACCGTCGCGGGCATCGCCCTGCTGGTGATCGCCGGGTACACGGTCAAGGACTTCGACGTCCTCGTCGGCGCGGGGCCCGGCTCCGCCCTGAGCTGGGTGCTGCCCGGCATCATCGGCCTGGCCGCCGTCGCGGGCGTGGTGCAGGGCCTCGTCCTGCGCTCCCGGGCGCCCGAGCGGCACGCCCGCATC